The following nucleotide sequence is from Natronosalvus caseinilyticus.
GCAAAGGCGACGGGGTCGCCGAGAAGGGCGAGTACACAATCTTCGTTCCCGGCGCGAGCGAGGGCGACGTCGTCGACATCTACATCAAGAACATCTCGGGCAACCTGGCGTTCGCTCGAATCGACTGACCCTCGAGTTCGCTCGGTCTGGTTGGATGCTACTCTTTGTAATTGGACACGAGCCTTGAGCCGATAGTATCTGGTGGGAAAACTTGTTAACCCGTCAGCCGACGGGTGGCAGGCGATTTGCTTGTTCGACGGAGGACTGGGCAGTCACGACGTCAGTCCACTCGGGAACGTCGTCGTCGAAGATAGGGGACTCGTTCCTGCCGCGTCTAGTCGGTACCGATCGCTCCTGCTCGAGAGACGCGAGACGGTCGTGAACGTTGAATTACCAGCAAAAACGAAAAATCTGATTCGCTCGTCTAGAGGAACTTCCGGGAGGCTACGAACAGCCCACCGATGACAGCGACGCCGGCAACGCCTGCTGCGACGGCAGCGGTCGTCGAAATCGGGAGCAGCGAGTCGTCGTCCTCACCTTCCTCGAGGAACGAGCGGACCTCGTCTTCGTCGATCGAGGGGAACTCGCGGTCCCACTCGCCGGGCAGGTGGACGTCGGTGTCCTCGCCGACCTGGCGCTGTTCGCGAACTTCGGCCTCGTCAGCGTCCTCGCCGACGAATCCCTCGACGGTAACGTACATCGTCGTCGTCGCGTTCTCGGTCTCGCCGTGGACCGCTGTGACCGTGAGGCCGTCTTCGGTCTCGAAGGGGACGCCCTCGAGTTCGGTCATGTTGCCGAACGCCGCGGCCGTCTCGAACTCGGCTTCTTCCTCGGTGATCGACATCGTCGCTTTGGCCGTCTCGAATTCGGCAGCGCGGAAGTTCTCGATGGTGTCGGTGAACTCGTCACCGATCATCGGATCCTGTTCTGCCATTTGCTCGTACTCGTCGAGGATGCGCTCGAGCAGAGCGTCGTCTTTGGCGGCGTAGTCGTAGACGATGTTGACGTCGCCGTCGACCGTCTCGGCCTCGAAGGAGAGCGTCGTCTCCGCGATGAACTGCTCGACGTCACGTTCCTCGAGTTCGTCGACGTAGTCGCCCCAGTTCTCGGCGTCGGCCGAGGAACTGAACTCCAGACTCGTCTCGTTGGGCGTCTGGGTCATCGAGAGGTCGAACTCGGACGTCTGGACGAGGTCCGCTTCCTTCTGAGCCTCGATCATCTGTCGGGCCTCGTCGAACTGGTCGGCGAGTTCGTCGTCGACGTCGTCGAGTGATTCGGCGATCTCGATGACGCCCAGGACGACCTGGTCGTAGTTGTGGATCTCGGTGTTCCAGTTCATGACGACCGTCGAGCCGTTCTGCTCGGCGGAGAACTGGATTTCTTCGATGTGCAACTCAGCGAGGCGGTCGGCGATCGCTCGCGCCTCGGTTTCGTCGAGGTCGAGTTCGGGATCGTTCTGGAGTTCCATCGCGATCATGTCGGCAACCTGGTCGCTGATGCCGGTGAAGGTCACCGAGTACTCGAGGTCGACCGTCGCCGACTCGCCGTTGTCGTCGTAGCTGTAAGACTCGAGCGTGAGGTCGTAGTTCCCGCCAAAGTTCATCGCGACGGACTGGAACTGGCGGTCGAGGGCGGCGCGTGCGTCCTCCTCGGTGGCCCAGTTGTCCTGCTCGTAGTCGCTGAGCGCTCGCGTTTCGCTCACCGAGAGGTCGTACTGGTCGTCGCTCTGGGTAAGCGTCATGTCGATGGTGAAGTCGCCCTCTTCAGCGGGGGTCCCGCTGTCGACGGTCATCGTTCCCGAGGACTCGAACGTCGTTGCGGTGGTTCTGGTCTCTGCGGAGAGGTCGACCGATTCCTCCGTTTCGACGTAGTTACTCTCGTTGATCACCATCGCGAGGTCGGCGTTCGCCGAGTAGGTCGTTCGGGACTGCTCGAGGTTGACGTCGGCACTGAACTCCTCGTAGGCCTCGACGTCTCGGAACGTGAGGTCGGCCGCACTCGTGACCGACTCGGGGGACATCCGGAACGAGGCGTCCCCGACCATGCCGAGTTCCTCGCTAGCGTTCTCGTCCATCTCGGTGAAGTCGGCGCCGTAGAGGGCGTGCATGAGTCCCGTTTGGGTCTCGATACCGAACGTACCGGAGACGGCCTCCGCGTCGGAGTCGTTGGAGGTCTCCTCGTAGACGAGGACAGCGTCGCCGTTCTCGGAGACGTAGACTTCGTCCGCTTCGTCGGGGTCCGCGTCGAATTCTTCCTGCGTCGACGCGCCCGAGGTTTGCGTCGCCGCGATGGCCGTCGCCCCGAGACTCGCGACGAGCAAGAGGGACAGCACCAGTGCACCAATTTGTTTATTGCGTATCATACCTACTGGTAAGTAGGACACTTCACACGCATAATAGTTTCTGTAGGTGCCTGTTAGCAGACAACAATATTTGCCAGCGAAGATCGCAGACGATTCGTCGGGCTTTTGGCCGCTGACGCCCCATTCGCGAGTACCACCCGTGGCCCGCTATCACATCGAGACCTACGGCTGTACGTCCAATCGCGGCGAGAGCCGCGAGATCGAGCGGCGTCTCCGTGACGCGGGCCACTATCGCGTCGACGGTCCGGAGACGGCCGACGTCGCCATCCTCAACACCTGTACCGTCGTCGAGAAGACCGAGCGAAACATGCTCGAGCGAGCCACGGAACTGAGCGAGGAGACGGCCGATCTGTTCGTCACCGGCTGTATGGCCCTCGCCCAGGGAGAAGAGTTCGCCGGCCTCGACGCCCAGGTCCTCCACTGGGACGAGGTTCCGACCGCGGTCACCAACGGCGAGTGCCCGACGACGACGCCCGACGCCGAGCCGATCCTCGACGGTGTCATCGGTATCCTCCCCATCGCACGCGGCTGTATGTCCGACTGCTCGTACTGCATCACGAAGCAGGCAACGGGTAAGATCGAGTCGCCGCCGATCGAGGAGAACGTCGAGAAGGCGCGTGCGCTCGTTCACGCGGGGGCGAAAGAACTCCGGATCACCGGCCAGGACACCGGCGTCTACGGCTGGGACACCGGCGAACGCAAACTCCACGAACTCCTCGAGCGTATCTGCGCCATCGACGGGGACTTTCGCGTGCGCGTCGGGATGGCCAACCCGAAGGGCGTCCACGGCATCCGCGAGGAACTCGCCGACGTCTTCGCGGCGAACGACGAACTCTACGACTTCCTGCACGCGCCCGTGCAGTCGGGTAGCGACGACGTCCTCGGCGACATGCGTCGCCAGCACCAGGTCAGCGAGTACCTCGAGGTCGTCGAAACCTTCGACGAGGCGCTCGGCTACTGGACGCTCTCGACGGACTTCATCGTCGGCTTCCCGACCGAGACCGACCACGATCACGAGCAGTCGATGGCCCTCCTGCGAGAGACCCGGCCCGAGAAGATCAACGTCACCCGGTTCTCGAAGCGACCCGGCACCGACGCCGACGAGATGAAGGGCCTCGGCGGCACGATCAAGAAGGAGCGATCGAAGGCGATGTCCGAGCTCAAACTCGAGATCGTCGGCGCCGCCTACGAGGAGATGGTCGGCGAAACCCGCGAGGACGTTCTGGTCGTCGAGGAGGGGACGGGCGACTCGGTGAAGTGTCGCGATTCGGCGTACCGACAGCTCATCGTCCGCAACGCCAGCGAGTACGGCCTCGAGCCCGGGCAGTTCGTCGACCTCGAGGTGACGAGCGCGAACACGGTGTACGCGTTCGCCGAGCCGATCTGAGTCCGTACACGCAGGCCCACTTTTCGGCAATTCTAGGGCTTCGCTTCGAAGACCAGACTGGTCGGCGTCTCTGCCGCGCGGCGAAACCGCGTAAACCCGCCCTCGGTGACGACGTCGCGAGTCTGCTCCTCACCCGCCTGGGCGCCGAGACCGTAGCCGACGTCCTGGCTGAGCGAGTTCGGCGTACAGGCCACCGTCGAGATCGAGTACGCGAGGCGACCGAACGGGGTGAGGTTGTCTTCGACTCGATCCTCGGCGTAGGGCTCGACGATCATCCACGCACCGTCGTCGGTGAGCGTCTCTCGGACGTGGGCCGCCACGCCGACGGGATCGCCCATGTCGTGGAAACAGTTGAACATCGTCACGAGGTCGTAGTCAGTTCCGTTGTACTCCCTCGCGGTCGCCACCTCGAAGTCGACGCGATCGGCGACGCCCGCCGCTTCCGCCCGCTCGCGTGCTACCGCTATCGAGGCTTCGTGATAGTCGATGCCGACGACCCTCGAGTCGGGGTACGCTTCGGCCATGCGGATCGTCGGTGCGCCGTGTCCACAGCCAATGTCAGCGATCCGTCCACCCGCTTTCAACGCTGCATCTACCCCGTCGAGCGCCTCGATCCAGTCGAGCAGGAAGGCCCCGTAGGACGGGCCAAAGAAGCGTTCGGTGCCGTGAAACACGTCCTCGTCGTGTTCGTGCCAGCCGATGCCCTCGCCCGTTCGAAACGCCTCGGTAAGGTCGGGTT
It contains:
- a CDS encoding tRNA (N(6)-L-threonylcarbamoyladenosine(37)-C(2))-methylthiotransferase, producing MARYHIETYGCTSNRGESREIERRLRDAGHYRVDGPETADVAILNTCTVVEKTERNMLERATELSEETADLFVTGCMALAQGEEFAGLDAQVLHWDEVPTAVTNGECPTTTPDAEPILDGVIGILPIARGCMSDCSYCITKQATGKIESPPIEENVEKARALVHAGAKELRITGQDTGVYGWDTGERKLHELLERICAIDGDFRVRVGMANPKGVHGIREELADVFAANDELYDFLHAPVQSGSDDVLGDMRRQHQVSEYLEVVETFDEALGYWTLSTDFIVGFPTETDHDHEQSMALLRETRPEKINVTRFSKRPGTDADEMKGLGGTIKKERSKAMSELKLEIVGAAYEEMVGETREDVLVVEEGTGDSVKCRDSAYRQLIVRNASEYGLEPGQFVDLEVTSANTVYAFAEPI
- a CDS encoding class I SAM-dependent methyltransferase, whose amino-acid sequence is MTTETRAEADPIDEQQLNELVETSLVDLGATVHAALAVIGDELGLYTALDDAGPLTSTEVAEKTDTAERYVREWLRSQAAGGYVTYDPETDRYDLSPEQAYVLANRESPVFMPGAFQLVTSVAKIEPDLTEAFRTGEGIGWHEHDEDVFHGTERFFGPSYGAFLLDWIEALDGVDAALKAGGRIADIGCGHGAPTIRMAEAYPDSRVVGIDYHEASIAVARERAEAAGVADRVDFEVATAREYNGTDYDLVTMFNCFHDMGDPVGVAAHVRETLTDDGAWMIVEPYAEDRVEDNLTPFGRLAYSISTVACTPNSLSQDVGYGLGAQAGEEQTRDVVTEGGFTRFRRAAETPTSLVFEAKP